One Fibrobacter sp. genomic window carries:
- a CDS encoding tetratricopeptide repeat protein, whose amino-acid sequence MNIRLSVAALTLAFSFGISFAADPRIEQGAIFEAKGDYEMALGEYRALLAEQPQNSEAYFLAAEVYLKMPKQDFARALANYRLAYKFTPTMSKAYEGAAKVYRLMGQKAKAEEELAKDPKNRPVEEVAAPAAESVPAEAPVAAAPAPQKAAEVAPEPVKVSEPAPQKVAEPVEKKIAETPKPVEAPKAEQPSDPFEKGKALLAEGKYKEAAAMWREVLAKQPGHAGAYFYAGVTRYEMGEYDKAEFNLKKGLSYKEQGNDANYYLALVYQKTNRSELEKKALSAYIKKAAPDAKFRALAENRIAEMKAAAEAAKAETEPVAATKPAEEPVKANAQATAPAQKAVAAAPAPANDEYSVANANSLFKSGNLAEALRIYKALLDKEISTDDRYFAMLQMGNIYRELRDFHSAVTRYRTVVQQYPESDWAAEAERALEDAVWLERHASELPRRTR is encoded by the coding sequence ATGAATATCAGACTTTCTGTAGCGGCACTTACGCTTGCCTTCTCGTTCGGTATATCCTTCGCTGCTGACCCGCGCATTGAGCAGGGCGCAATTTTCGAGGCCAAGGGCGATTACGAAATGGCTCTCGGCGAATACAGGGCACTCCTTGCGGAACAGCCCCAGAATTCCGAGGCGTATTTCTTGGCTGCGGAAGTCTACCTCAAGATGCCCAAGCAGGATTTTGCACGTGCATTGGCCAACTACCGCCTGGCGTACAAGTTTACGCCGACCATGAGCAAGGCTTACGAAGGGGCGGCCAAGGTCTACAGGCTTATGGGCCAGAAGGCCAAAGCCGAAGAAGAACTTGCGAAGGATCCGAAGAATAGGCCTGTCGAAGAGGTTGCCGCTCCTGCCGCGGAATCCGTTCCGGCCGAGGCTCCTGTTGCCGCAGCGCCTGCGCCGCAGAAGGCCGCAGAAGTTGCTCCGGAGCCTGTCAAGGTAAGCGAACCCGCACCGCAGAAGGTTGCGGAACCTGTCGAAAAGAAGATTGCCGAAACGCCGAAGCCGGTCGAGGCTCCCAAGGCGGAACAGCCCTCCGATCCGTTCGAGAAGGGAAAGGCGCTGCTCGCCGAAGGCAAGTACAAGGAAGCTGCCGCGATGTGGCGCGAAGTCCTCGCGAAACAGCCCGGACATGCTGGCGCGTATTTCTATGCGGGCGTGACCCGTTACGAGATGGGCGAGTACGACAAGGCTGAATTCAACTTGAAGAAGGGTCTTTCCTACAAGGAACAGGGAAACGACGCGAACTACTACTTGGCCTTGGTCTACCAGAAAACCAACCGCAGTGAACTGGAAAAGAAGGCTCTTTCTGCGTATATCAAGAAGGCTGCCCCCGATGCTAAGTTCCGTGCGTTGGCAGAGAATCGAATTGCCGAAATGAAGGCTGCGGCTGAAGCGGCGAAGGCGGAGACGGAACCCGTTGCCGCAACGAAGCCCGCTGAAGAACCTGTCAAGGCTAATGCTCAGGCTACAGCTCCGGCGCAGAAGGCCGTTGCCGCGGCTCCCGCTCCTGCAAACGATGAATACAGCGTGGCGAATGCGAACAGCCTCTTCAAGAGTGGCAATCTCGCCGAGGCGCTTCGCATCTACAAGGCACTCCTGGACAAGGAAATCAGTACCGACGATCGCTATTTTGCAATGCTCCAGATGGGCAACATTTACCGCGAACTCCGCGATTTCCATAGTGCCGTGACCCGTTACCGCACCGTGGTGCAGCAGTATCCGGAATCCGACTGGGCTGCCGAAGCCGAACGCGCTCTCGAAGACGCCGTGTGGCTCGAAAGGCATGCTTCGGAACTCCCGCGCCGCACGCGTTAG
- a CDS encoding pectate lyase produces MNFSATIALGIGLAAASYAEISLEAAGGWLESAYAQWAADGSDSYNVYYSGAGKTDVKVDAPLVRKYGSTWRVDVPGLKAGDYTLKVVGVKGGKEGAAVTTKALSVKSLDRSGFAFSDGHVPGAYKADGTLKDGAVIVYVSEGNKNTVKLDVATNSKGGMAEFTGFQAILAAIKKGYDKRPFDFRLIGNVTDPDSTDKGDILVDMGSKEGLSMTIEGVGPDATANGWGLRIKGAQDVEVRNLGFMNVSSNEGDNVGLQQDNKYVWVHNCDFFYGDAGSDKDQVKGDGALDCKKSTYVTFSYNHFWDNGKSNLLGLKENTTEGLYITYHHNWFDHSDSRHPRVRFYSAHVYNNYYDGIAKYGAGATLGSSVFMENNYFRNCKFPMLTSMQGSDVYAGGTKRDPGNYGTFSDEDGGTIKAFGNHFEGDYTFIPYGASTYKVKGSETAAASQGINTSVDFDAYVVDSRNAKVPSMVKSYQGANTYNNFDTDNSVMYRYTADEPAVAKANVEAFAGRVQGGNFKWSFDNSKDDAASEVNQKLKDALVAYKGWDGSVIPGSSVDSPSSSSAVAPQSSSSSSVAPQSSDSETRVSTANSPRGPALRYAVADRRLEIGVAGAFRVDLLQMDGAKILSSSERVVDLSGLRPGIYAVRLMTAGGVLRTTVFKQ; encoded by the coding sequence ATGAATTTTTCTGCGACGATCGCGCTCGGGATCGGCCTTGCGGCCGCATCCTATGCCGAGATTTCCTTGGAGGCTGCCGGAGGGTGGCTTGAATCTGCCTACGCGCAGTGGGCTGCGGATGGTTCTGATAGCTACAATGTCTACTACTCGGGTGCCGGCAAGACCGATGTGAAGGTCGATGCCCCGCTTGTCCGCAAGTACGGTTCGACTTGGCGCGTGGATGTGCCGGGTCTCAAGGCGGGTGACTACACGCTCAAGGTTGTGGGCGTGAAGGGCGGCAAGGAGGGCGCGGCTGTTACGACGAAGGCCCTTTCGGTGAAGTCCCTCGACCGCTCGGGATTTGCCTTCAGCGACGGTCATGTCCCGGGCGCTTACAAGGCGGATGGCACGCTCAAGGACGGAGCCGTAATCGTCTATGTTTCCGAAGGTAACAAGAATACGGTGAAACTCGACGTGGCGACCAACAGCAAGGGCGGTATGGCGGAATTTACCGGTTTTCAGGCGATTCTTGCCGCTATCAAGAAGGGCTACGACAAACGCCCGTTCGATTTCCGCCTGATAGGCAACGTTACGGATCCAGATTCTACGGACAAAGGCGATATCCTTGTCGACATGGGTTCGAAAGAAGGACTTTCGATGACGATCGAAGGGGTGGGGCCCGATGCGACGGCGAACGGCTGGGGTCTCCGTATCAAGGGCGCGCAGGATGTGGAGGTCCGCAACCTCGGGTTCATGAACGTGAGCAGCAACGAAGGCGACAATGTCGGGCTCCAGCAGGACAACAAGTATGTGTGGGTGCACAACTGCGACTTCTTTTATGGAGATGCTGGCAGCGACAAGGACCAGGTGAAGGGCGACGGCGCCCTCGACTGCAAGAAATCCACCTACGTGACCTTCAGCTATAATCACTTTTGGGACAACGGCAAGTCGAACCTGCTCGGGCTCAAGGAGAATACGACCGAAGGGCTCTACATCACTTATCACCACAACTGGTTCGACCATTCCGACTCCCGCCACCCGCGCGTGCGGTTTTACAGCGCGCACGTCTACAATAATTATTACGACGGTATCGCGAAGTACGGTGCGGGCGCTACGCTCGGCTCGTCGGTGTTCATGGAGAACAACTATTTCCGCAATTGCAAGTTCCCGATGCTCACCTCGATGCAGGGGAGCGACGTGTATGCGGGCGGAACCAAGCGGGATCCCGGCAATTACGGCACGTTTAGCGATGAGGACGGCGGGACTATCAAGGCGTTCGGCAACCATTTCGAGGGCGACTACACGTTTATCCCGTACGGCGCAAGTACGTATAAAGTAAAAGGCTCGGAGACGGCTGCCGCAAGCCAGGGAATCAATACTTCCGTGGATTTCGACGCCTACGTGGTGGATAGCCGCAATGCGAAGGTGCCCTCTATGGTCAAGTCTTATCAGGGCGCCAACACCTACAACAATTTCGATACCGACAATTCCGTGATGTACAGGTATACGGCCGACGAGCCTGCCGTGGCGAAGGCGAACGTGGAGGCTTTCGCAGGCCGCGTGCAGGGCGGAAATTTCAAGTGGAGTTTCGACAATTCCAAGGACGATGCCGCTTCCGAGGTGAATCAGAAGTTGAAGGATGCACTCGTGGCGTACAAGGGCTGGGACGGAAGCGTCATTCCCGGTTCCTCCGTCGATTCACCGTCGAGTAGTTCCGCCGTCGCACCGCAGTCGAGCAGTTCTTCTTCCGTCGCACCGCAGTCGAGCGACAGCGAGACAAGAGTGTCTACGGCAAATTCTCCGCGTGGTCCCGCCCTGCGCTATGCCGTCGCGGATCGCCGTCTCGAAATCGGCGTTGCGGGAGCCTTCCGCGTGGACTTGCTGCAGATGGACGGCGCGAAGATCCTTTCCAGTTCGGAGCGCGTCGTTGACCTTTCGGGACTCCGTCCGGGTATTTACGCTGTACGGCTCATGACCGCGGGCGGTGTGCTCCGCACGACGGTTTTCAAACAATAG
- a CDS encoding VanZ family protein, translating into MFESLFDKYPFFRVVPAVLCMAVIFKLSSMTTEELEDFPQIWDKLAHFCEYATLAGCYAMLWTRNEWSKRQWLRVLVVGVLALAYGCTDEFHQSFVDGRDSSALDLVADFTGGLIGGLVYALVCLVLNKFDPIREKVE; encoded by the coding sequence ATGTTTGAATCGCTTTTTGACAAGTATCCTTTTTTCCGCGTAGTTCCCGCAGTGCTCTGCATGGCTGTCATCTTCAAGCTGTCATCCATGACGACCGAGGAACTGGAAGATTTCCCGCAAATCTGGGACAAGCTGGCTCATTTCTGCGAATACGCTACATTGGCCGGCTGCTATGCCATGCTCTGGACCCGTAACGAATGGTCCAAGCGCCAGTGGCTTCGTGTGCTTGTTGTGGGAGTTCTCGCTCTTGCTTACGGCTGTACCGACGAGTTCCACCAGAGTTTCGTGGATGGACGCGACAGCAGCGCCTTGGATTTGGTCGCCGACTTTACGGGTGGCCTTATAGGCGGTCTCGTCTATGCGCTTGTCTGCCTTGTTTTGAACAAGTTCGACCCGATTCGCGAAAAGGTCGAGTAG
- a CDS encoding long-chain fatty acid--CoA ligase, with product MEPLQFTSLPSMFFANCSCDDFGGWYKRINGEWLHYSREFLRDTAIYGAIALDNSGLEPCENVGIIAPSSPEWILADIATQVNHKETIPLFPNIAPENFVYQCEESRVQVLIVNAITDLDLPLQGMLSRFKRVVCIDGSSPLPANGIYWNDFIEEGHKQSEDPKYFSWLDDKIQSIHPDDIFSVIYTSGSTGTPKGVELSHRNMLSQIQSLLGLYHMNRREDSALTLLPVAHVLERMTVYFYTLNGIRIYFADDPKNTAQILTEIHPTIMVVVPRILERLYESMTIIADRAKGPKSLFIKNAVKLAKLSDPSKCKPLLQRFYDRLVYKKMRSALGSNLKLIVSGGSALNKSILRFLLNIGLPIYEGFGMTECSPVISANCPRVSKPGTIGLPLAHLKVRIGAQNEIEVKGDSVFRGYRNKPELNAQIFTEDGFYKTGDQGFFDEDGFLNFTGRIKELLKTSTGKYVSPNPIELEICRHPAVEQALVIANDRKFASAVIWLNPEGARRLLKLTKEEFDIEKALQSLRVREAINRHITRVNRKLNHWEQIRKWTLVGDELTVESGLLTPTLKIRRKFAEARYAEQIEAMYS from the coding sequence ATGGAACCATTGCAGTTCACATCACTCCCGTCCATGTTCTTCGCCAACTGTTCCTGTGACGATTTCGGAGGCTGGTACAAGCGGATCAACGGGGAGTGGTTGCACTACTCCAGAGAATTTCTGAGGGACACCGCAATATACGGCGCGATCGCCCTCGACAACAGCGGGCTTGAACCGTGCGAAAACGTGGGCATAATAGCCCCGAGTTCGCCAGAATGGATTCTCGCCGACATTGCGACACAGGTGAACCACAAGGAAACCATCCCGCTGTTCCCGAACATCGCTCCCGAGAATTTCGTATACCAGTGCGAAGAATCGCGCGTGCAGGTCCTCATCGTCAACGCGATAACGGACCTCGACCTGCCCCTGCAGGGCATGCTCTCCCGCTTCAAACGCGTGGTGTGCATCGACGGTTCGTCACCGCTTCCCGCTAATGGCATCTACTGGAACGACTTCATCGAGGAAGGTCACAAGCAGAGCGAAGACCCGAAATACTTCAGCTGGCTCGACGACAAAATCCAGAGCATCCATCCGGACGACATCTTCAGCGTCATCTACACGAGCGGTTCTACCGGTACCCCGAAAGGAGTCGAACTTTCGCACCGGAACATGCTCTCGCAAATACAGAGCCTGCTCGGGCTGTACCACATGAATCGCCGCGAGGACTCGGCCCTCACCCTTTTGCCGGTAGCGCATGTGCTCGAGCGGATGACCGTATATTTCTATACCCTGAACGGCATCAGGATCTACTTCGCGGACGACCCGAAGAATACGGCGCAGATACTCACCGAAATCCACCCGACCATCATGGTGGTGGTGCCCCGCATCTTGGAACGTCTCTACGAAAGCATGACCATAATCGCCGACCGCGCGAAGGGCCCGAAGAGTTTATTCATCAAGAACGCCGTCAAACTCGCAAAACTCAGCGACCCCTCGAAATGCAAGCCTCTCTTGCAGAGGTTCTACGACAGACTCGTGTACAAGAAGATGCGTTCCGCGCTCGGCAGCAACCTCAAGCTCATCGTGAGCGGCGGAAGCGCATTGAACAAGTCCATACTGCGCTTTCTCTTGAACATCGGGCTCCCCATATACGAAGGATTCGGCATGACGGAATGCAGCCCCGTGATTTCGGCGAACTGCCCTCGCGTATCGAAACCCGGCACCATAGGGCTCCCGCTAGCACACCTAAAGGTCCGCATAGGCGCACAGAACGAAATCGAGGTGAAGGGAGACAGCGTCTTCAGGGGCTACCGCAACAAACCCGAACTGAACGCACAGATTTTTACCGAAGACGGGTTCTACAAGACCGGCGACCAGGGATTCTTCGACGAGGACGGATTCCTGAACTTCACGGGACGCATCAAGGAACTCCTCAAGACCAGCACCGGCAAGTACGTGAGCCCCAACCCCATCGAGCTCGAAATATGCCGGCACCCGGCAGTCGAGCAGGCGCTCGTCATCGCGAACGACCGCAAGTTCGCATCCGCCGTCATCTGGCTCAACCCCGAAGGCGCACGCCGCCTGCTCAAGCTCACAAAAGAAGAATTCGATATCGAAAAGGCGCTACAGTCGCTGCGCGTCCGCGAAGCCATCAACAGGCACATCACGCGCGTAAACCGGAAGCTCAACCACTGGGAACAGATACGCAAGTGGACGCTCGTGGGCGACGAACTCACCGTAGAATCCGGACTACTCACGCCCACGCTGAAAATCCGGCGCAAATTCGCCGAAGCCCGCTACGCGGAGCAGATTGAAGCGATGTACTCCTAG
- a CDS encoding hemolysin family protein → MENPEILAIVFLCIFILTSATFSATKCAFSLIFAKRDPKERNEREEKIAGLVKWNGFNECVSIGRIFGNVSAGVLGFFLYTKYLFTFVTQHLYASVVLYLIVVCGVLYVLTVFIPYLLASLKPDTLSVVLVPLFRVIRLPFVPAAKFCHVIFVKLLELLGYDSKLSFLPEEMRDAVQADLSDMQDGEDEGLEKEEQQMILNIFDFVETPVREIMTPRVDMCAIDVDTPLADLVKVLNSERHSRLPVYKDTMDNIVGILSNRDFLEWYTEHGTEPFNIMKIVMPPVFVPYHKKIDDLLTELRKTGNQLAIVVDEYGGTAGLVTLEDILEEIVGEIRDEDDVDEEEDVQKLKDGRYILDPLMTLSDLEDELEVELTPPEGSHVETLSGLIQATLGIIPSPGAEVEIKGYKFRVLKMDGTRMEKVLMILPPGKGGPKTAGFKAVGK, encoded by the coding sequence ATGGAGAATCCTGAAATTCTCGCGATCGTATTCCTGTGCATTTTCATCCTGACATCGGCCACGTTCTCGGCGACCAAGTGCGCGTTCAGCCTGATTTTCGCGAAGCGTGACCCGAAGGAACGCAATGAGCGCGAAGAGAAGATTGCGGGCCTCGTGAAATGGAACGGGTTCAATGAATGCGTCTCCATCGGGCGCATCTTCGGCAACGTGAGCGCCGGCGTGCTCGGCTTTTTCCTGTATACGAAGTACCTGTTTACCTTTGTGACCCAGCACCTGTACGCGAGTGTCGTCCTTTACCTGATTGTGGTATGTGGCGTACTGTACGTGTTGACGGTTTTCATCCCGTACCTGCTGGCGAGCCTCAAGCCCGATACTTTGTCTGTAGTCCTTGTGCCGCTGTTCCGGGTTATCCGCCTGCCGTTCGTGCCCGCGGCCAAGTTCTGCCATGTGATTTTCGTGAAGCTGCTTGAACTTCTGGGTTACGATTCGAAGCTCAGTTTCTTGCCCGAAGAAATGCGCGATGCCGTGCAGGCCGACCTTTCCGACATGCAGGACGGCGAGGACGAGGGCCTCGAAAAAGAAGAGCAGCAGATGATCCTCAACATCTTCGACTTCGTGGAAACCCCGGTGCGCGAAATCATGACCCCGCGTGTAGACATGTGCGCTATCGACGTGGATACCCCGCTTGCCGACTTGGTGAAGGTCTTGAACAGCGAACGCCATTCGCGCCTGCCCGTTTACAAGGACACGATGGACAACATCGTGGGTATCCTTTCGAACCGCGACTTCCTGGAATGGTACACCGAACACGGGACCGAACCGTTCAACATCATGAAAATCGTGATGCCGCCGGTGTTCGTGCCCTATCACAAGAAGATTGACGACCTCCTGACGGAACTGCGCAAGACGGGTAATCAGCTCGCCATCGTCGTTGACGAATATGGTGGAACTGCGGGCCTCGTGACGCTCGAAGACATCCTGGAAGAAATCGTGGGCGAAATCCGCGACGAAGACGATGTCGACGAAGAGGAAGACGTGCAGAAACTGAAGGACGGACGCTATATCCTCGATCCGCTCATGACGCTTTCCGACTTGGAAGACGAACTCGAGGTGGAACTCACTCCGCCCGAAGGCTCCCATGTGGAAACGCTTTCCGGCCTTATCCAGGCGACCCTCGGGATTATCCCTTCGCCGGGCGCTGAAGTCGAGATCAAGGGCTACAAGTTCCGCGTTCTCAAGATGGACGGAACCCGCATGGAGAAGGTGCTCATGATTCTCCCGCCGGGCAAGGGCGGCCCCAAGACCGCTGGCTTTAAAGCAGTCGGTAAGTAG
- a CDS encoding class I SAM-dependent methyltransferase: protein MKAITLKAGREKSALRYHPWIFSGAVDEVVGDPMLGDTVEVYSYRSDFLGLAAYSPKSQIRGRFWTFGEKGNIDREFFSDLLDRAIAARKSRGFDIEDKESAFRLINAENDGIPGCIIDKYADIYSVEILAAGAEVHRNTIYELLAEKTHCRGIYERCDSEVRKKEGLPLRTGVVFGDVPDEPVIINENGILFPIDVKNGHKTGYYLDQRDARRRIGEISKGKKVLNCFCYTGGFGLYALRGGCEKVYQVDVSKDALKLAKEGIMRNKLSTAHATHVEADVFQYLRKCRDKAETFDLIVLDPPKFVESKDNLQKGARGYKDINLLAMKLLAEGGMLATFSCSGLMEMDLFQKIIADAAADAHRRVQIIERFGQPADHPVNTAFPEGQYLKGLLVQVV from the coding sequence ATGAAAGCAATTACCCTGAAGGCCGGACGCGAAAAGTCCGCATTGCGTTACCACCCGTGGATCTTTAGCGGAGCCGTCGACGAAGTTGTCGGCGACCCGATGCTCGGCGACACCGTCGAGGTTTACAGCTACCGGAGCGACTTCCTGGGTCTTGCGGCGTATTCGCCCAAGTCCCAGATACGCGGACGTTTCTGGACATTCGGCGAAAAGGGCAATATCGACCGCGAATTCTTCAGCGACCTGCTAGACCGCGCCATCGCCGCCCGCAAGAGCCGCGGATTCGACATCGAGGACAAAGAAAGCGCCTTCCGCCTGATCAATGCCGAAAATGACGGCATCCCGGGATGCATCATCGACAAGTACGCCGATATATACTCGGTAGAAATCCTTGCCGCCGGCGCCGAAGTCCACCGCAACACGATTTATGAGCTGCTCGCCGAAAAGACGCACTGCCGCGGCATCTACGAACGCTGCGATTCCGAAGTGCGCAAAAAAGAAGGCCTGCCGCTCCGCACGGGCGTAGTATTCGGCGATGTGCCCGACGAGCCCGTCATCATCAACGAGAACGGCATCCTCTTCCCCATCGACGTGAAGAACGGCCACAAGACGGGCTACTACCTCGACCAGCGCGACGCCCGCCGCCGCATCGGTGAAATCTCCAAAGGCAAGAAGGTGCTGAACTGCTTCTGCTATACCGGCGGATTCGGACTGTACGCCCTCCGTGGCGGTTGCGAGAAAGTCTACCAAGTGGATGTTTCCAAGGACGCCCTCAAGCTCGCGAAGGAAGGCATCATGCGCAACAAGCTCAGCACCGCGCATGCCACGCATGTGGAAGCCGACGTGTTCCAGTACCTGCGCAAATGCCGCGACAAAGCGGAAACGTTCGACCTCATCGTGCTGGACCCGCCCAAATTCGTGGAAAGCAAGGACAACCTGCAGAAAGGCGCACGCGGTTACAAGGACATCAACCTGCTTGCCATGAAGCTACTGGCCGAGGGCGGCATGCTCGCGACCTTCAGCTGCTCCGGGCTCATGGAAATGGACTTGTTCCAGAAGATTATCGCGGATGCCGCCGCCGATGCCCATCGGCGCGTTCAAATCATTGAACGCTTCGGCCAGCCCGCCGACCATCCCGTGAACACCGCCTTCCCCGAAGGCCAGTACCTCAAGGGATTGCTGGTGCAGGTCGTGTAA
- a CDS encoding family 16 glycosylhydrolase, producing MKFLNVAVLALLSAGVSFAEPPSNFSGWELVFEDNFDGTSLDKKKWNPTYNWGPTHNHRAYCAEENVIVSDGTLKLKGEKKKHPDANGRKAKFNNKEIPVDYTSGAIDTKGHFEVKYGYIEGRFKAPWQKGTWPAFWTLQDGWPPEIDILEIPASRKQHHYYLHYTDPSWYNSHGSAWDHEASFGGHKDDNTDRSAGFHNYAVEWDESTLSFYFDDKKFASYNRPTEIKQLSAQYIIVNLAIGGWAGDDIEITADKPAYFEADWVRVWQAKPAKPDTVRIMSMNFGTCMVRTSENKLALGDCKGDNAIATITPLSGSAYRINFGDLSLDTPDESKDAGHTMSLYKWNGGAHQKVTMQKQSGYEGSVVRMKMQHSDLYLRATTDGERVVQSWADDWEWNQMWRLLKPDEAIPAKDTTGKKDTTATDTTKKDSIPHVAPYLGNFANVYGSSAHYVDNRLFVELGSAFKDGADVRILDLQGREVLRSRARHSSVMDVRNLAPGIYHVVVRDGVHADMMRFKK from the coding sequence ATGAAATTTTTAAATGTTGCCGTACTTGCCCTCTTGTCTGCCGGAGTTTCCTTTGCGGAACCTCCTTCGAACTTTAGCGGCTGGGAACTCGTATTCGAGGACAACTTCGACGGCACTTCGCTCGACAAGAAAAAGTGGAACCCGACCTACAACTGGGGCCCCACCCATAACCATCGTGCTTATTGTGCCGAAGAAAACGTGATAGTCTCCGACGGTACGCTCAAGCTCAAGGGCGAAAAGAAAAAGCATCCGGATGCAAATGGGCGGAAGGCCAAGTTCAACAACAAGGAAATTCCTGTCGACTACACCTCGGGCGCAATTGACACCAAGGGCCACTTCGAAGTGAAGTATGGCTACATCGAAGGCCGATTCAAGGCCCCGTGGCAGAAGGGAACTTGGCCTGCATTCTGGACTTTGCAAGACGGCTGGCCTCCGGAAATCGATATTCTTGAAATTCCGGCGTCGCGCAAGCAGCACCATTACTACCTGCATTACACGGACCCCAGCTGGTACAACAGCCATGGCTCGGCGTGGGACCACGAAGCCTCCTTCGGCGGGCACAAGGACGACAATACGGACCGTTCCGCCGGTTTCCACAACTATGCCGTGGAGTGGGACGAGTCGACGCTCAGCTTTTACTTTGACGATAAGAAGTTTGCGAGCTACAACCGCCCGACCGAAATCAAGCAGCTTTCGGCTCAGTACATCATCGTGAACCTCGCCATCGGTGGCTGGGCGGGTGACGATATCGAAATCACCGCGGACAAGCCCGCGTATTTCGAGGCGGACTGGGTGCGCGTGTGGCAGGCTAAGCCTGCGAAGCCCGATACGGTGCGCATCATGTCGATGAACTTCGGTACGTGCATGGTCCGGACCAGCGAAAACAAGCTCGCGCTGGGAGACTGCAAGGGCGACAACGCGATTGCGACGATTACGCCGCTCTCGGGTTCGGCCTACCGCATCAACTTCGGTGACCTCTCCCTTGATACACCGGATGAATCGAAGGATGCTGGCCACACGATGAGCCTGTACAAGTGGAATGGCGGTGCCCACCAGAAGGTGACGATGCAAAAGCAGTCCGGCTATGAGGGCTCCGTGGTGCGAATGAAGATGCAACACAGTGATTTGTACCTGCGCGCAACTACGGATGGCGAACGCGTGGTGCAGAGTTGGGCCGACGACTGGGAATGGAACCAGATGTGGCGCCTGCTCAAGCCCGACGAAGCTATCCCGGCCAAGGATACGACGGGCAAGAAGGATACGACGGCAACGGACACCACGAAGAAGGATTCGATTCCGCATGTAGCTCCGTATCTCGGTAATTTTGCTAATGTTTACGGGTCTTCTGCGCACTATGTCGACAATCGTTTGTTCGTGGAACTCGGAAGCGCGTTCAAGGATGGCGCGGATGTGCGCATCCTGGATTTGCAGGGCCGCGAGGTATTGCGTAGCAGGGCAAGACATTCGTCCGTGATGGATGTGCGAAACCTTGCTCCGGGAATATACCACGTGGTCGTGCGCGACGGAGTTCACGCCGATATGATGCGGTTCAAGAAATAG
- a CDS encoding fibrobacter succinogenes major paralogous domain-containing protein, giving the protein MSIKKTIRQCFLAGLLSGGAVLSVCAFSACSDDSATPSSADGEMNAAEKIAVTDEVVEENGFEVSNQSAPEPSEGAAKPAVPDVSSSSEETVSDVVDSETSSLDSVFNILFPDGVEGIDTARHDPDSVGVWHFYDPRGTHDNPDFAYGSMTDPRDGIVYKTTTIGGQVWMAENLNYFDIEGAPSSIKNDWCYWDKPENCESAGRLYTWKVAKRVCPEGWRLPTNEDWTALLTAVGADTLNPIAWTGANVLKSKSGWENSGSGTDDFGFTALPAGKAFFNDLQSGFTNHGCSSYMWSATEADPSAGGDTLAFSVELNCSNELAIVNTVKKYSGFSVRCVKE; this is encoded by the coding sequence ATGTCCATCAAAAAAACAATCAGACAGTGTTTTCTCGCAGGCCTGCTTTCTGGAGGAGCGGTCCTTTCCGTATGTGCATTCTCCGCGTGCAGTGATGATTCTGCAACTCCCAGCAGCGCCGATGGCGAAATGAACGCTGCGGAAAAAATTGCGGTCACCGACGAAGTGGTAGAGGAGAACGGCTTTGAGGTCTCGAACCAGTCTGCGCCGGAACCCAGCGAAGGCGCTGCCAAACCGGCGGTGCCGGACGTCTCTTCTTCTAGCGAAGAAACCGTTTCTGATGTGGTGGATTCGGAAACCTCTTCCCTTGATTCCGTTTTCAACATCCTTTTCCCCGACGGCGTTGAAGGCATCGATACGGCGCGTCACGATCCGGACAGCGTGGGCGTATGGCATTTCTACGACCCCAGGGGAACGCACGACAATCCGGACTTTGCCTATGGCTCCATGACGGACCCGCGTGACGGGATTGTCTACAAGACGACGACTATCGGCGGCCAGGTATGGATGGCCGAAAACTTGAACTACTTCGACATCGAAGGGGCTCCGAGCTCTATCAAGAACGACTGGTGCTACTGGGATAAGCCCGAGAACTGCGAATCGGCTGGCCGCCTCTACACGTGGAAGGTGGCGAAGAGGGTTTGCCCCGAAGGCTGGCGCTTGCCGACGAACGAAGACTGGACCGCATTGTTGACGGCGGTCGGTGCCGATACCCTGAACCCGATTGCCTGGACAGGCGCGAACGTGCTCAAGTCCAAGAGCGGCTGGGAAAACAGTGGCAGCGGTACGGACGACTTCGGCTTTACGGCGCTCCCGGCGGGCAAGGCGTTCTTCAACGATTTACAGTCCGGGTTTACCAACCATGGCTGCAGTTCGTACATGTGGTCTGCGACGGAAGCGGATCCCAGTGCCGGTGGGGATACCTTGGCGTTCAGCGTCGAACTGAATTGCAGCAACGAGTTGGCGATAGTCAATACGGTCAAGAAGTACAGTGGGTTCTCGGTCCGCTGTGTGAAGGAATGA